From Candidatus Defluviilinea gracilis, a single genomic window includes:
- a CDS encoding Eco57I restriction-modification methylase domain-containing protein, producing the protein MFVEKSLEISKQYSSMIIPNKLLSAGYARATRNYITQITQLLVIHDYLASPVTPRSQFILIVYIVKAPTNFSKSGFMN; encoded by the coding sequence GTGTTTGTAGAAAAGAGTCTGGAAATTTCAAAGCAATATTCAAGCATGATTATCCCGAACAAGTTGCTTTCGGCTGGTTATGCTCGCGCCACAAGAAATTACATTACTCAAATCACTCAATTATTGGTTATCCACGATTACTTAGCGTCTCCCGTGACTCCCCGTTCGCAGTTTATCCTAATTGTTTATATAGTCAAGGCACCGACTAATTTTAGCAAATCAGGTTTTATGAATTAA
- a CDS encoding HIT family protein: MYSHAPSEYTCPYCLFVQSKENDQIPMAQTDIVVQTADLTAFIATRKWINNQGHVLIVPNQHFENIFDLPSTLAEQFHTLTKNIALAMKSEYRCDGITIRQHNEPAGDQHIWHYHLHVIPRYNDDDFQNSKRVSFEANERAEYAQKLKKWFETSRSS; this comes from the coding sequence ATGTATAGTCACGCACCATCAGAGTACACTTGTCCATATTGTTTATTTGTTCAAAGTAAAGAAAACGACCAGATTCCAATGGCGCAAACCGATATAGTGGTTCAAACTGCCGATTTAACAGCGTTCATTGCAACAAGAAAATGGATTAATAATCAAGGTCATGTGCTTATCGTCCCCAACCAACATTTTGAAAATATCTTTGATTTGCCTTCAACACTTGCAGAGCAATTTCATACTTTGACTAAAAATATTGCATTGGCGATGAAATCAGAATATCGGTGTGATGGTATTACAATTCGGCAACATAATGAACCCGCAGGAGACCAACACATTTGGCATTATCACCTGCACGTTATTCCACGCTATAACGATGATGATTTTCAGAATTCCAAAAGAGTTTCGTTTGAAGCCAACGAGCGAGCCGAATACGCTCAAAAGTTGAAAAAGTGGTTTGAAACTTCTCGAAGTTCATAG
- a CDS encoding cation transporter, giving the protein MKKTTFAVQQMDCASEEQLVRLKLQEVSNISSLQFDLPNRQLDVFHTGDYQLIFEALNSLQLDTTLIESGATDEFVPTGKDNLERKLLWQVLSINFFFFALEILMGFISNSMGLVADSLDMLADSLVYGLALFAIGGTIAKKKNIAKASGYFQIVLAIFGITEVIRRFLGFGDVPTFQMMIVISLLALIGNATSLFLLQKSKNTEAHMQASMIFTSNDVIINIGVILAGILVFVTNSKIPDLVVGAIVFIIVARGAYRILQIAK; this is encoded by the coding sequence ATGAAAAAAACGACCTTTGCAGTCCAGCAAATGGACTGTGCATCTGAAGAACAATTAGTACGTTTGAAACTTCAAGAAGTCAGCAATATATCTTCTTTGCAGTTTGACCTTCCCAATCGCCAGTTGGATGTTTTCCATACAGGCGATTATCAATTAATTTTTGAAGCACTTAACAGTTTGCAACTCGACACAACTCTGATTGAAAGTGGCGCAACAGATGAGTTTGTACCAACTGGCAAGGATAATTTAGAGCGGAAATTGCTTTGGCAGGTTCTGTCTATTAACTTTTTCTTTTTTGCCCTTGAAATATTAATGGGTTTCATCTCCAATTCAATGGGGCTTGTTGCCGATAGTTTAGATATGCTGGCAGACAGCCTTGTTTATGGGCTTGCACTTTTTGCGATTGGCGGAACAATTGCCAAGAAAAAGAATATCGCCAAAGCAAGTGGGTATTTCCAAATAGTTTTGGCTATTTTTGGTATTACCGAAGTAATCAGACGTTTTCTTGGGTTTGGTGATGTTCCCACATTTCAAATGATGATTGTTATTTCATTGCTTGCTTTGATTGGAAACGCAACCAGTTTGTTTTTGCTTCAAAAAAGTAAAAACACAGAAGCCCACATGCAAGCCAGCATGATTTTCACCTCCAATGATGTGATAATCAACATCGGGGTTATTCTCGCTGGTATACTGGTTTTTGTAACAAACTCCAAAATTCCTGATTTGGTTGTCGGAGCAATCGTATTTATTATTGTGGCACGTGGCGCATATCGTATATTGCAAATTGCAAAGTAG
- a CDS encoding CPBP family intramembrane metalloprotease, whose amino-acid sequence MQKKILGLSLSLAVPVIFTLFINPVFIKLNINEPVSTLIGFGVFWGLAFVMLFFTQTVENQPLATIGWKSLSWKSGLIAVGLGVLLSLLVPVLTLLISKVFPPSNSGTVAQVASNYSWWILLLSVLTAGITEEILFRGYPLERLQKITGNKWISGLISLVFFVAVHATGWNLAHIVGVVVPLGIILTGLYFWQRNLLFVMIVHVVIDLPLVFIALLS is encoded by the coding sequence ATGCAAAAAAAGATTCTTGGATTGAGTTTATCGCTGGCTGTCCCCGTAATTTTCACATTGTTCATCAATCCAGTGTTCATTAAACTTAATATCAATGAACCAGTTTCTACCTTGATAGGGTTTGGTGTATTTTGGGGCTTGGCTTTTGTGATGCTATTTTTTACACAAACCGTCGAGAATCAACCACTGGCAACTATTGGCTGGAAATCCCTATCTTGGAAATCAGGGCTAATAGCAGTTGGATTGGGTGTTTTGTTATCACTATTAGTCCCTGTTCTCACGTTATTAATTAGCAAAGTTTTTCCGCCGTCAAATTCAGGAACAGTAGCACAAGTCGCATCTAATTATTCTTGGTGGATATTACTCTTAAGCGTGTTGACAGCAGGTATAACGGAAGAGATTTTGTTTCGTGGTTATCCACTAGAACGATTACAGAAAATTACAGGGAATAAATGGATTAGCGGGTTGATTAGCCTGGTATTTTTTGTGGCTGTTCATGCCACAGGATGGAATCTCGCTCACATTGTTGGCGTGGTGGTTCCATTAGGTATTATCCTTACTGGTTTATACTTTTGGCAAAGAAATTTGTTATTCGTGATGATTGTTCATGTGGTTATAGATTTGCCGTTAGTTTTTATAGCATTGTTATCATAA
- a CDS encoding zinc ribbon domain-containing protein yields the protein MSKSKKDKPLSLPPENPNLKLKGSSRTPTHFDQRGQKVSDQYNATNIEIHGNVAGSTIIIGNENEVALDKIIICPKCKHENSKTAKSCVKCSTLLIFTCPICKAETPMSSKFCSGCGQEISLLIEQSKKKDDEK from the coding sequence ATGAGCAAATCTAAAAAAGATAAACCTTTATCACTCCCTCCAGAAAACCCAAACCTCAAACTCAAAGGTTCTTCAAGAACACCTACGCATTTTGACCAGCGGGGGCAGAAAGTAAGCGACCAATATAACGCAACCAATATTGAAATTCATGGTAATGTCGCAGGTAGTACTATAATAATTGGCAATGAAAATGAAGTTGCGCTTGATAAAATTATCATTTGCCCAAAATGTAAACACGAAAATTCTAAAACCGCAAAATCTTGTGTTAAATGTAGCACTTTACTAATATTTACTTGTCCAATATGCAAAGCCGAAACACCTATGAGTTCAAAGTTTTGCTCTGGTTGCGGGCAAGAAATTTCCTTGCTAATTGAACAGAGCAAGAAAAAAGACGATGAAAAATGA
- a CDS encoding radical SAM protein, producing MHETKHFVYHWNTVVLQPTSICNLNCSYCYLPDRQEKRFIQDDVVRNIAKAIGKRNRRTIVLWHGGEPLATGIDKFRHYMNIFDEHCEERFRQHSIQTNGTLINEEWCDFLRKYKFRIGVSLDGNATHNLSRKNWSGQEAFESTLAGIQHLRNHKISFGIIAVINKHNINSPEELYNFLSSLQPKSISINFEENEGLNLGKVKFTKEEIDIFWRRLFLEWRKKPVTSIRHFRESLAIMNKLIDGTYAPYVVNRNFYPTVDTEGNVVLLSPEFISVPKNERNKFIVGNVLKDDLETIVNNGTNAWYVKEFVEGTEMCAESCDYFSFCHGGQASNKYFENGTVKSTETQYCYSSRISPAKTILEFVKTVH from the coding sequence ATGCACGAAACGAAGCATTTTGTTTACCATTGGAATACTGTTGTGTTGCAACCAACTTCAATATGCAATTTAAATTGCAGTTATTGTTACCTCCCTGATAGACAAGAGAAGAGATTCATCCAAGATGATGTTGTTAGAAACATAGCAAAAGCGATTGGGAAACGAAACAGAAGAACTATTGTGTTATGGCACGGCGGAGAGCCTTTAGCAACAGGAATTGATAAATTTCGTCACTACATGAACATCTTTGATGAGCATTGTGAAGAAAGATTCCGCCAGCACAGCATCCAAACAAACGGAACGCTAATAAATGAGGAGTGGTGTGATTTTCTAAGGAAGTACAAATTCAGAATTGGCGTTAGCCTAGATGGTAATGCAACTCATAACTTATCCAGAAAAAACTGGTCTGGACAGGAAGCATTTGAAAGCACATTGGCAGGCATTCAACACTTGAGAAATCATAAAATTTCCTTTGGAATAATTGCCGTTATCAATAAGCACAACATCAATAGCCCAGAAGAGTTGTATAACTTCTTATCGTCTCTTCAGCCCAAAAGTATTAGCATCAATTTTGAAGAAAACGAAGGATTGAATCTTGGCAAAGTAAAATTTACAAAAGAAGAGATTGATATTTTTTGGCGTCGCTTATTTTTGGAGTGGCGTAAGAAACCAGTCACGTCTATTCGCCATTTCCGAGAATCGCTTGCTATAATGAACAAACTAATTGATGGTACATATGCCCCTTATGTTGTCAATAGAAATTTTTATCCAACAGTTGACACCGAAGGCAATGTAGTCTTATTATCGCCTGAATTTATTTCAGTGCCTAAAAATGAGCGCAACAAGTTTATAGTAGGCAATGTATTAAAGGACGATCTAGAAACCATCGTAAACAATGGCACAAACGCTTGGTATGTCAAGGAGTTTGTTGAAGGAACTGAAATGTGTGCTGAATCTTGTGATTACTTTTCATTTTGTCATGGCGGACAAGCCAGCAATAAATATTTTGAAAATGGAACTGTCAAATCAACGGAAACTCAGTATTGTTATTCTTCAAGAATTTCTCCAGCAAAAACAATTCTTGAATTTGTAAAAACTGTTCACTAA
- a CDS encoding DUF2029 domain-containing protein — MSLTDTARQMNERLCQRLKPGEVFALGLAFGMMGIFVWQQANLSFAYFDLKIYLETAHGNFSYQNFYYYYGYWILPIFALLSKLPLTLAYVVWCAVNILGIFFAVRVFNGKALIAIASYQMFYTIIYGSITGLIVGGLALCWWGLANRKWHLAGLGIAIASAKFQTGLTGSLILLLMAELSWKDRLRVMVMPILIWTASLIAYPGWPLQLLNNIINHPPNDLGSISLWRWAGPWSLLFWLPPFLLRLKPQRRFLALVAAMGLALPYFQQNDLLFLLVMPIGWIGLLGNLGYFMGSYGWVALQFLVFIPLLIYIVQLSPGVKELFTSNSNHEQN; from the coding sequence ATGTCGCTAACCGATACTGCACGGCAAATGAACGAACGGCTATGCCAGCGCCTTAAGCCCGGAGAGGTTTTCGCGCTTGGTCTGGCATTTGGGATGATGGGTATATTCGTCTGGCAACAGGCTAATTTATCATTTGCTTATTTTGATCTTAAAATCTATCTGGAGACCGCGCACGGCAATTTTAGCTATCAGAATTTTTATTATTACTATGGATATTGGATCTTGCCGATTTTCGCTCTCTTATCAAAACTGCCGCTCACTCTGGCATATGTGGTGTGGTGCGCAGTAAATATCCTTGGAATATTCTTTGCGGTCCGTGTGTTTAACGGGAAAGCGTTGATCGCAATAGCATCGTATCAAATGTTTTACACCATCATTTACGGAAGCATCACCGGCTTGATCGTTGGCGGGCTGGCGCTTTGTTGGTGGGGCTTGGCGAACCGAAAATGGCATCTCGCCGGCCTGGGCATCGCCATCGCAAGCGCCAAATTCCAAACCGGACTGACAGGCAGTTTGATCCTCCTGCTTATGGCAGAACTGTCCTGGAAAGACAGGTTGAGGGTAATGGTCATGCCCATTTTGATATGGACAGCATCTCTTATCGCATATCCCGGCTGGCCCCTTCAACTATTAAATAACATTATTAACCATCCTCCGAATGACTTGGGAAGCATATCGTTGTGGCGTTGGGCGGGACCATGGTCGCTTTTATTCTGGCTACCGCCGTTTTTACTTCGCTTAAAACCGCAACGGCGGTTTCTGGCGTTGGTAGCCGCAATGGGACTTGCGCTGCCTTATTTTCAGCAAAACGATTTGTTGTTTCTGCTTGTAATGCCAATCGGTTGGATTGGATTGCTGGGCAATTTGGGTTATTTTATGGGATCGTACGGCTGGGTTGCTCTTCAATTCCTGGTCTTTATTCCGCTGTTGATCTACATCGTACAATTGAGTCCCGGAGTGAAAGAATTATTCACATCCAATTCAAATCATGAACAAAATTGA
- a CDS encoding GNAT family N-acetyltransferase: MAGFEIKPVTLTGNHVRLEPMTLEHVEALAEIGVGHDFWDFMVYGKMENAEDMRGWVSDILARAAKGTDLPFVAVHLASGRVAGATRYLNIMPNDRGLEVGGTWYGLDFQRTVVNTECKYLLFKHAFETLGAIRLQLKTDSRNERSQRAIERIGAVKEGVLRNHMILPDGIIRHSVYYSILDTEWENVKKRLEERLGK, encoded by the coding sequence ATGGCTGGCTTTGAAATAAAACCCGTCACGTTGACCGGCAATCACGTACGACTTGAACCGATGACGCTTGAACACGTCGAAGCGTTGGCGGAGATCGGCGTGGGGCATGATTTTTGGGATTTCATGGTGTACGGCAAAATGGAAAACGCGGAGGATATGCGCGGCTGGGTGAGCGACATCCTTGCGCGCGCGGCAAAAGGGACCGACCTGCCGTTCGTCGCTGTCCATTTGGCTTCGGGGCGCGTGGCGGGCGCGACGCGGTATCTCAACATCATGCCCAACGACCGCGGACTCGAAGTAGGCGGCACGTGGTACGGACTCGACTTTCAACGCACGGTGGTCAATACCGAATGCAAGTATCTGCTGTTCAAGCACGCTTTTGAAACGCTGGGAGCCATCCGCTTGCAATTGAAAACAGACTCGCGCAACGAACGCTCACAACGCGCCATCGAGCGCATCGGCGCAGTGAAGGAAGGCGTGCTTCGCAATCACATGATCCTGCCCGATGGGATCATCCGCCATTCGGTGTACTATTCGATTTTGGATACGGAATGGGAGAACGTGAAGAAGAGGTTGGAAGAGAGGCTGGGGAAGTGA
- a CDS encoding UDP-N-acetylmuramoyl-L-alanyl-D-glutamate--2,6-diaminopimelate ligase, with protein sequence MLDVPDAQITGISIDSRAVKPGHLFVAMQGGTLDGHDYIQAAIDNGAVAVVGERDVAQIGNLPYLRLTNTRQALTWIAGSFYLWPSRRLTMIGVTGTDGKTTTTNILYTILKAAGLKAGMISTVNAVIGDEVLDTGFHVTTPDAHDVQFYLAKMVEAGLTHVVLETTSHAWEQHRVDACEFDVGVVTNITHEHLDQHGSYENYRAAKARLFEALEKTSEKPQGNPRLAVLNRDDSSFEFLTKISGANKMDYGLNADAKIRAVEVRHLPSGIHFTAKSKDFEIPVSCKLVGGYNVTNCLAALTATIYGLGIKPEVAAQGIAALEGIPGRMERIDLGQNFTAIVDFAHTPNALKSALKAAREILTAKTAKDAKQEENLRALSELRGSKVEELRIIAVFGSAGLRDKAKRRMMAEIGAELADVCILTAEDPRTESLAGILEEMAAGATSSGGSENESFWRIPDRGEAIRFAVNQAREGDIVLVCGKGHEQSLCFGAKEFLWDDRIAVRAALSKLLGVDGPRMPYLPTQDLEESEWLALK encoded by the coding sequence ATGTTAGATGTTCCTGATGCGCAGATCACGGGCATCTCGATTGACAGCCGCGCGGTGAAGCCCGGTCACTTGTTCGTTGCCATGCAAGGCGGAACGTTGGACGGACACGATTACATCCAAGCCGCGATTGACAACGGCGCGGTCGCAGTGGTGGGTGAGAGGGACGTGGCGCAAATTGGCAATTTGCCCTACCTGCGACTCACGAACACGCGTCAAGCGCTGACGTGGATAGCTGGTTCGTTTTACCTGTGGCCCTCTCGCCGCTTGACGATGATCGGCGTGACCGGCACCGACGGCAAGACGACGACGACCAACATCCTCTATACCATCCTCAAAGCGGCGGGACTTAAAGCCGGGATGATCTCGACCGTCAACGCGGTGATCGGCGATGAAGTCCTCGACACGGGTTTCCACGTCACCACACCGGACGCGCACGATGTGCAATTCTATCTGGCGAAGATGGTGGAGGCAGGCTTGACTCACGTTGTCCTCGAAACGACATCCCACGCATGGGAACAACATCGCGTGGATGCGTGTGAGTTCGACGTCGGCGTAGTCACGAATATCACTCATGAGCATTTGGATCAGCATGGCTCGTATGAAAACTACCGCGCGGCAAAGGCGCGACTCTTTGAGGCGTTGGAAAAGACATCCGAAAAGCCGCAGGGCAATCCGCGCTTGGCTGTGCTGAACCGCGATGACTCCTCTTTTGAATTCCTGACAAAAATTTCAGGGGCGAATAAAATGGATTATGGCTTGAACGCGGATGCGAAAATCCGCGCGGTGGAGGTGAGACACTTGCCGTCGGGAATCCATTTCACGGCAAAGAGCAAAGACTTCGAGATTCCCGTCTCGTGCAAATTGGTCGGCGGATACAACGTAACCAATTGCCTCGCCGCGTTGACTGCGACAATTTACGGCTTGGGAATCAAACCCGAAGTTGCCGCGCAGGGAATCGCCGCGCTGGAGGGAATCCCCGGTCGCATGGAACGCATTGACCTGGGGCAGAATTTCACCGCCATCGTTGATTTTGCGCATACGCCGAATGCGTTGAAGTCTGCTCTCAAAGCCGCGCGGGAAATCCTTACCGCTAAGACCGCGAAGGACGCTAAGCAAGAAGAAAATCTTCGCGCTCTTAGCGAGCTTCGCGGTTCAAAGGTTGAGGAACTTCGCATAATAGCAGTGTTTGGTTCTGCCGGGTTGCGCGATAAAGCCAAACGGCGGATGATGGCGGAGATCGGCGCGGAACTTGCGGATGTGTGCATCCTCACGGCGGAAGATCCGCGCACTGAATCACTGGCGGGAATTCTTGAGGAGATGGCGGCAGGCGCCACGTCGAGTGGAGGAAGCGAGAACGAATCGTTTTGGAGAATCCCCGACCGAGGCGAAGCGATCCGCTTTGCTGTGAATCAAGCGCGCGAGGGAGACATCGTTCTAGTCTGCGGCAAGGGGCACGAGCAGTCGTTGTGTTTCGGCGCGAAAGAATTTTTATGGGACGACCGCATTGCCGTCCGCGCGGCGTTGAGTAAACTGCTCGGCGTTGACGGACCGAGGATGCCTTATTTACCAACACAAGATTTGGAGGAGAGCGAATGGCTGGCTTTGAAATAA
- a CDS encoding V-type ATP synthase subunit D encodes MPQVNIAPTRTNLIRLKKELRFAKEGYEILDRKREALTGELVRVAKEADTLQKEVWALLATAYDAMEKARLVMGSDHVEWAALAVNKTVDVHLRLRGIMGVAIPQIEARGEPPKLLYSPGDTAAVLDEASNAFREVLVRIPQLSMLTAAVWRLANELKKTQRRVNALQHIFIPNYQHQIEFIVSSLEEREREETFRLKWLKTKMTKQAA; translated from the coding sequence ATGCCACAAGTTAATATCGCGCCAACCCGCACGAACCTGATCCGCCTCAAAAAGGAATTGCGTTTCGCCAAAGAGGGGTACGAGATCCTCGACCGCAAACGCGAAGCCCTGACCGGCGAACTCGTGCGCGTGGCGAAGGAAGCGGACACGCTTCAAAAAGAAGTGTGGGCTTTGCTTGCCACCGCCTACGATGCGATGGAAAAAGCGCGCCTCGTGATGGGTTCGGACCATGTGGAGTGGGCGGCGCTTGCCGTCAACAAAACCGTGGACGTGCACCTGCGCCTGCGCGGCATCATGGGCGTGGCGATCCCGCAGATCGAAGCGCGCGGCGAACCGCCGAAATTGCTGTACAGCCCGGGCGATACCGCCGCCGTGCTTGATGAAGCCAGCAACGCCTTCCGCGAAGTGCTCGTGCGCATCCCGCAACTCTCGATGCTCACTGCCGCAGTATGGCGGCTCGCCAATGAGTTGAAGAAAACACAGCGGCGCGTGAACGCCTTGCAGCATATCTTCATCCCGAACTACCAGCACCAGATCGAATTTATCGTCAGTTCGCTGGAGGAACGCGAGCGCGAAGAAACTTTCCGCCTCAAGTGGTTGAAGACCAAGATGACCAAGCAGGCGGCTTAA
- a CDS encoding V-type ATP synthase subunit B: MSEATVLGGQEVVGVGRIEGPIMVVEGASNVSYDEVVEIQDARGDTRRGRVLEVGEGFAVVQVFAGSTGLSIDGTRVRFLGNTLHMPVAEEMLGRIFDGLGTPIDGGPEPLTDVYRDVNGQPINPTARIYPRDYIQTGISTIDGVNTLLRGQKLPLFSGAGMPHDQLAAQIVRQATLGRLAGAPQTEGEEFAIVFAAMGVKNDVADYFRKSFTESGALTRVAMFLNLADDPPVERIVTPRAALTLAEYLAYDLGKHVLVVLTDMTNYGEALRQISNVRGEVPSRKGYPGYLYSDLASLYERTGRIRTSQGSITQIPILTMPNDDMTHPMPDLTGYITEGQIVLGRELYYAGVYPPVTVLPSLSRLMKDGIGKGRTRDDHPRWGAQLYAGYAKTQDIRALASVIGEEELSEVDQKYLKFGRAFEREFVNQAFTENRTIERTLEIGWKLLSMLPKGELTRVTLDEIKQYYKGDDATS, encoded by the coding sequence ATGAGCGAAGCAACAGTTTTAGGCGGTCAGGAAGTCGTCGGCGTCGGGCGCATCGAAGGTCCGATCATGGTCGTCGAGGGCGCGTCGAACGTCAGTTACGACGAGGTCGTTGAGATTCAGGACGCGCGCGGCGATACCCGCCGTGGGCGCGTGCTCGAAGTGGGCGAAGGCTTTGCCGTTGTGCAGGTGTTCGCCGGTTCCACCGGTCTTTCGATCGACGGAACGCGCGTCCGCTTTTTAGGCAACACGCTTCACATGCCTGTGGCGGAAGAAATGCTCGGGCGCATCTTCGACGGCTTGGGCACCCCGATCGACGGCGGTCCCGAACCGCTCACCGATGTGTACCGCGATGTGAACGGTCAGCCGATCAACCCCACCGCGCGTATTTACCCGCGCGATTACATCCAGACCGGTATCTCGACGATTGACGGCGTGAACACGCTCCTGCGCGGACAGAAACTTCCGTTGTTCTCCGGCGCGGGCATGCCGCACGACCAACTTGCCGCGCAGATCGTGCGTCAGGCAACTTTAGGTCGCTTGGCAGGCGCGCCGCAAACCGAGGGCGAAGAGTTCGCCATTGTGTTCGCGGCGATGGGCGTCAAGAACGACGTGGCGGATTACTTCCGCAAATCGTTCACCGAAAGCGGAGCGTTGACCCGCGTGGCAATGTTCCTCAACCTGGCAGACGATCCTCCAGTGGAGCGTATCGTTACCCCGCGCGCGGCGTTGACGCTGGCTGAGTACCTCGCTTACGATCTCGGCAAGCACGTGCTGGTCGTGTTGACCGACATGACCAACTACGGCGAAGCCCTGCGCCAGATCTCGAACGTGCGCGGCGAAGTGCCGAGCCGTAAAGGTTACCCGGGTTATTTATATTCCGACCTCGCGTCGTTGTACGAACGCACAGGGCGCATCCGCACCAGCCAAGGGTCGATCACGCAGATCCCCATCCTCACCATGCCGAACGACGACATGACCCACCCGATGCCCGATCTCACCGGCTATATTACCGAAGGTCAGATCGTGCTGGGGCGCGAGTTGTACTACGCGGGCGTGTATCCTCCCGTGACCGTTCTGCCGAGCCTTTCGCGTTTGATGAAAGACGGCATCGGCAAGGGACGCACCCGCGACGATCATCCGCGTTGGGGCGCGCAGTTGTACGCGGGCTATGCCAAGACGCAAGACATCCGCGCGCTGGCATCCGTCATCGGCGAGGAAGAACTCTCCGAGGTGGACCAGAAGTACCTGAAGTTCGGACGCGCGTTCGAGCGTGAGTTTGTCAATCAGGCGTTCACCGAAAATCGCACCATCGAGCGCACGCTGGAGATCGGCTGGAAGTTGCTGTCCATGCTTCCAAAGGGCGAGCTGACTCGCGTCACGCTCGACGAGATCAAACAATATTACAAAGGCGACGATGCCACAAGTTAA